Within Aphelocoma coerulescens isolate FSJ_1873_10779 chromosome 18, UR_Acoe_1.0, whole genome shotgun sequence, the genomic segment GTGCTTGGATTCAGCTTCTGCTCTTACATGGCCATGGAGACAGAGGCTCAAATGACCCCAGGCTTCCTTCTGTCCATACTGATTCTTCATTAGTGAGGAGCATCCAAAACTCAGGCAGAGCAGGACGCCAGAGACTTTTCTCGTGTCTCCGTGTGAGTCCTGGTCAGGACTTGGAGCAGCTGCTCTAAGGGgcagctcctcctccctccctctgtcctGCCTAGCCAGGGCAGTGGGTGCTGCACCATCCCAGACAGGGTATTCATGCTGCAGAAGGGCAACAGGAACCCACAGCAGTTCCTCTGGCTTCCTCAgtctttgtttctttccccACAGTCCTCTCCCTGAGAAGGAGAGTTCCTGGACCCCTTTCCTGAGCTATGCCCAACTTGTGAGTCCAGGATGGAGAGCCCTTCCCCAGGCCAGGGCACTAACACCTTCTCTCCCTTCAGGCATGGCAGCCCTCCATGAAGCCGTGCTGACGGGAAACCTGGACTGCGTTAAGCTCCTGGTGAAATACGGCGCTGACATCCACCAGAGAGATGAGAACGGGTGGACACCCCTGCACATGGCCTGCAGCGACGGCTATGCTGACATAGCCAGGTAAGCTGCTCTGAGGGCCTGCCAGTGCTGCAAAGCCTGAGGATGGACAgcacagggctggagctgtggctcCTTTGGGGGGTACCCGGGCCCTGCGCTGCCCCTGGGGCTGTTCGGGCCGTGCCACTCCTGGCGAGGGAGGCTGCGGGACCAGGGCTGCCCGGCCTGGCGCCTCAGCTCCGCGTCCTGCAGGTACCTCCTGTCCCTTGGGGCCAGCCTGGAGGCCACCACTGATGATGGGGAGAAACCCTCGGACCTCATCGACCCTGAATACGAGGACCTGGTGCAGCTCTTCGGAGCCACCGTGCTGCGCTGAGGCGGGCATGGCGAGAAGCGGCctcggggccggggcggggggctgCGCCTGCCCGAGGGCCGGAGCTGCGCCCGGGCTGGACCTGGGCGGCGGCCGGGCAGTGGCGCTCGGTACTGCGAATCGGGAACCGCTTTGTACTTTTCCAATAAAGCATCTTGGTTACCGCCTCCGCCGGGCATgggccggggcgggccggggcctgggcggggcggggcggggcgggggcggtgcCGTGCGCGGGGCCTGCGCGGGAGGGGGGTGTGGCCAGcgccggagggggcggggccgcgcctgCGCGCTGCGGCGCTTCCGTCTGGTCCCGCTCGCGCAGGCGGGAGGGCCCAGGTGAGGGGCGCGCGTTGCCCGGCGACGGGCGGGGGGCGCCGCGCGGCCTAGCCCGGCCTCGCCTTcctcccgcggccccgccgagccccttccggccccgccgagccccgccgagCGCCGCTGCCGCCATGGCCAGGTgagccccgcccggccccgggcccAGCGCGGGCCCGGGCCCGGCTCAGTTCTCCCCCCGCGCTCCGCTTGCAGCTCCCCCGTGTCCCGAGTGGTGTACAACGGAAAGCGCAGCGGCGGCCCGCGCTCCcccggtgccggcagcgagatCTTCACGCCGGCCCACGAGGAGAACGTGCGCTTCATCTACGAGGGTGAGCGGGGCGGTGGCCGCTGGGTGGGGGGCGTGGAAGGCTCGGGGCGGCCGAGGCGAGCggcccctgtccctgtccctgcagcctggcagtGCGTGGAGCGCGACCTGCGCAGCCAGATGGGCTCCGAGCGCGGCCTGGTCGAGGAGTACGTGGAGAAGATGCCGAACCCCAGCCTGAAAGGTGCGGGGGACAAGCACTGTGCCGGCTGTGTCGGCCCGGGGATTGCGCGCGCCGGGcgggggctgtgctgcctctgcCTTCATAGTCTCTCCTGTCTCCCTTGCAGCGTTTAAACCCGTCGACCTGGGTGATCTGAAGAGGAGGAACACACAGGATGCAAAGAAGTCCTAAAGCGGGTCCTCCCTGTGGgtcagctgctctcctgaggtCCTCAAGCAGATTTAATTTGAGATTTTGTGTTGATTTCCTCCTCTGGTCTGTCCTCCTAAAAGTCTGCGGGAGAGCCAGTCAGCTTTGGGGCTGGCTCTGAAGCTGCCTGAGGTCGAGGATGCTCAGGGGCTCACCGAGACTGCCCAGAGCCTGTTGCAAAGGATTCCAGCCCCCCGCTCATAGCTTTCTATGGCCTCAAACTGTCCTTCCCCACTTCATGCTGAGCAACCCGATCCCCTGTTCCCCTCCTGTTGCTGCTCTCTGTGTTAGGCTGGGCAGGGCCAAGGCAGATGCGCTGTTGCTGTTGGATCGGGCAGCCCTGGATCTTGCTTTCCCCTGTGCACCAAAGCTccacagctgctggggctggccaAGGGCAGGAGGCACAGTCGAGTCTGTTCCTGTGCCTCCGGACACAGGGGCAACCCCtgtccagccctgctgtgcagcTGAGGCTGGGCAGACTATAGCCAGGCTCCTCCCAGTTCCACTGTGGCAGCAAGTTGCTGCCTGGGCTGCTTGCTTCCAgagctcgtgggcccacatctGAGGCCAGATTTTCTGCCTGCCTAGATCAGGCCTGGTCCCTACAGATGAAGAGAGGTGGAGTGTCAGCACCAGCCCCAGACTCCTGAGAGGTGCTCAGAGAGACCTGGGccacctgcagccccctggCCTCAGCGCCCCAGCAGCCTCACAGGAGACAGTGGCCGTGGGGGCAGCCGTGGGGCTGCATGGAACAAGCTCAGGAGCTCCTTGCCCTGGCAACACTGCAGTTTTGTACTAACATCATTTTCCAGATACACACCCTTGGAAGAGACCTGGCCCTTCAGCTCACTCTGGGTGGCCATAGGTGGTGGAACTGCGCCAGGGGTGCTTCCTTAAGCCACTCACTCCTGGCACTGCTTGGATGGTTCCTGTATCTTTGCCTGAGCCAGGGAGAGTGACTGTGTCATCTTCGCCCACctgagctgctgggctgctccGTGGGAAGGGGTGGCAGCCCCCTGCCTGCCTGTGCTCTGAGCTGGCGGGGATGGGGCTGCCAGGCCTGCCCAGTACCACGGCTGTGGGAAGGCTGCAGGGACTTGGGGCTGCCGGTACCTTTCCTTTGTTGAGTCCTTGAGTTGTACTGTaccctttcctttctgtggtATGTCACTTGAGGAGTGTTGTAAATAAACGCTGGTGTCCTTTTGGGGCTGCCTTGGTGTGGTGCTGCAgcctggcccagctctggggcatGGAcaaggggcagagagcaggagCCGTGTTTATTTTTTGCAAAGGGGCCTTGGCCTTGCCCTTGCTGGGGCTGTTGAtttccctgtgggcaggtgcggTGTGTCGGCAGTACAGTGCCCTTGGTCTTGGGCAGTGCTCCAGGCAGCCAGCATCCCGGGAACTGTCGCTGCACCTAGGATTTAAATGCTGAGACTATTAATACCCTTGTatcctcttccctctcctgcttTAATGGCATTTAGGCTATACTTAGTATTGCTAGAATTTCTGCTCGAGTGCGTCTTGACACTTGCCATGACCCTGTTTACCTCCCATCACCAAAACATTCTTGCTGCTTGGCTCTGGTGCAGCAAGATGGGAGCTCAGCCGCCTATTGCCTCCCAGGCACCCCAGGCCCCgcatccctgcagctgcaggcagtgGGGCACAGGGAGTGATGGTTGTCACTGTCACGGCTCCTCTCCTCTGACTCTTCTGGTGGGATGGGCCCTGTAGTGTGTTCAGGGAGCCTGACAGGCCAGTGAGGCTGCCCTGGCTCGAAGCCCTGAGCATGTTCAGGGCTGTGTCCTTTGTCCAGGCAGGCTTCTGTTCAGCTGCCATGGAGCCCAGCACTGTCCCCCCTGTCTGGGCATCCATCTGGGGCCATCCCAGGTCTGCAGGACCCCCACATGCCCCCTGGCCACAAGCCC encodes:
- the PPP1R27 gene encoding protein phosphatase 1 regulatory subunit 27, with the protein product MPLCLKAPVSMRDYCPLLVPRYGRYTPRPRASRTVRFPNDVVFQDHIKQGDLEQVGRFIRARKVTLDTIYPSGMAALHEAVLTGNLDCVKLLVKYGADIHQRDENGWTPLHMACSDGYADIARYLLSLGASLEATTDDGEKPSDLIDPEYEDLVQLFGATVLR
- the MCRIP1 gene encoding mapk-regulated corepressor-interacting protein 1, with the translated sequence MASSPVSRVVYNGKRSGGPRSPGAGSEIFTPAHEENVRFIYEAWQCVERDLRSQMGSERGLVEEYVEKMPNPSLKAFKPVDLGDLKRRNTQDAKKS